TCGCTCATCCAGTCATTCGTCCTTCCTGTCATCGCCGCATACCCTCCGTAACGGGTTTGGTGTGAAGACATCTTTTTGTAGAACTAAAGAGCAAAAATAGTATAACACACTTCCTTAAAAAACGCAAGTTTGCATCAAAAAAGAACCCAAAGGCTCCGCTCAAATCAATGGCTCGGGGGCAGGGATTTGAACCCCGATTCACGGCTTCAAAGGCCGCTGTCCTACCATTAGACGACCCCCGAATAATTATGAGGTTTTGTTTTTGAGTTTTTTGTCAAACGTCAAGAGCGGCATCCCGTGCAGCCGCGCGAGCGAAAGTAAAAAGCCGTCTACAAAGTGCATCCCTCTGCTGTACCATGGCCACATACCCATAAGGGCGCGGCGCTCGGGTACCCGCAACCAACGCTGGCTGACAAAGAGTTCTAATTTTTCCGCTACCTCACCCCGTTTCTTCTGGTAAAACGACTCAAGCACGAAGCTCGCTTCCGCCACCACGAGCGGGGTAACCATAATGCGCCGCGCTCCCTGCTGGGCTTGCCGGAACCACGCCGCTGCCTCTTTCTGTTGCGCGCGGTTATCACCGACTAAAAAACGAATCAATACATTAGTATCAAGCAGGCAGGTTTTCATGCGCGCCGCGGCCACTGCTTCACAAACGCGTCCCGGGCGGACCGAAGTTCTCTGTCGCTCAATGAGACCGGGGACTTGAGTGATCCTTCCAGAGACCAAAAATCATCCGTCGGCTGTACGACCATGCGGTTTCCCTGCTCTTGAATAAGCGCTTTGGCGGCTCCTTTGATGCCGAATCGCGCGCGCATTGACTTTGGAATGGTGAGCTGCCCCTGCCGCGTAATTGACACAATCTGGTTCATATTATTATTTCTAACAATAATGCAATAATTCTTTTCATTATCATATATCAAAAATAATAGAACGTCAAGTTTATACCCTCATATACCTCCGCAAGGCAAGGCTCGTCGCGAACACGGAAATGAGGATGATGCCAAGAAGCTCGCCCCCGAAAATGAGGGCTACGTTTTGGTTGAGGTACGAGAGCAAGGTGAAATCAACGGGCCCGAGCAGGCCCACCACGTAGGGGTCCGAGAACGTGGCCGCCGCGTACCCAAGCACGAACGTGATGCCGCTGCCCACCATGGCGTACAGGATGGCCTCGCCCACGAACGGCCCGCGGATGAACGAGTTGGAAGCTCCCACGAGCTTCATGATGCCAATCTCGTCGCGGTGCGTGTAAATGGCGATGCGGATGGTGTTCACGATCACGATGAGCGAAATGAGCCCGAAAAATAGAGTGACCCCCCAGCCGATGCGCTCAAGCTGGCCCGCAATCTGCTCCAGCTTCTCAATGACATAGCTGTTATCGTCAAAGCTTTGGTTGTCTATAAGTACTGCGAACTGCGGGGTCGCGTTCAGGATGTCTATGACCTTCTGGTAGTCCGACGTGTCAGCGGTATTCACGATTAAGGTGTCCCCGAGCGGATTGTTTGCAAGCTCTTTGAGCGACTCAAGGATGAGGGGGCTGTTC
This sequence is a window from Parcubacteria group bacterium. Protein-coding genes within it:
- a CDS encoding ABC transporter permease, encoding MLFLSLSRITKFSLQNFARNIWLSMVTITIIVLTLFSVTSLVFINAVMNEAISLVKSKVDVSVYFKPTATEEQIAVVQQTLEDAPYVVRVAHVTKSEALAKLREQYKNSPLILESLKELANNPLGDTLIVNTADTSDYQKVIDILNATPQFAVLIDNQSFDDNSYVIEKLEQIAGQLERIGWGVTLFFGLISLIVIVNTIRIAIYTHRDEIGIMKLVGASNSFIRGPFVGEAILYAMVGSGITFVLGYAAATFSDPYVVGLLGPVDFTLLSYLNQNVALIFGGELLGIILISVFATSLALRRYMRV
- a CDS encoding AbrB/MazE/SpoVT family DNA-binding domain-containing protein, which codes for MNQIVSITRQGQLTIPKSMRARFGIKGAAKALIQEQGNRMVVQPTDDFWSLEGSLKSPVSLSDRELRSARDAFVKQWPRRA
- a CDS encoding PIN domain-containing protein — protein: MKTCLLDTNVLIRFLVGDNRAQQKEAAAWFRQAQQGARRIMVTPLVVAEASFVLESFYQKKRGEVAEKLELFVSQRWLRVPERRALMGMWPWYSRGMHFVDGFLLSLARLHGMPLLTFDKKLKNKTS